The following are from one region of the Gossypium hirsutum isolate 1008001.06 chromosome D03, Gossypium_hirsutum_v2.1, whole genome shotgun sequence genome:
- the LOC107950145 gene encoding scarecrow-like protein 33, with amino-acid sequence MDSHLTGFPHTVNGFKINDGYLLPNPNVYPKFEISDGVGSNDQSLNFSSLGVPFLPSLGLGDSSFASILSMGSMGKDGDTFSPTDDTDVSDTVLKYISQVLLEEDMEEKPCMFHDSLALQAAEKSLYEVLGESYPPRDQAPVCVDPSVESPDNCSFGTSSDHSIHSGSSSCTSYSIESQWNGDFSENNNRPSLLQTSIPENFVFQSTVDPGSRFSSHSQNGSANNGNGFMGSPASEFLVPNYFSQSELALHFKRGFEEASKFLPKGNQLNVGFKSNALTSELKQKASNTVVKVESDRKEYSPPRLIRKKSHEREDEDLEERNNKQSAVLGDESELSDMFDKVLICAGRRGQSSSSTADETLPNGPSKTLLPNEQTNGSNSGKARGKKQGKKKVVDLRTLLILCAQAITSNDNVTAKELIKQIRQHSSPYGDGSQRLAHYFVDALEARLAGTGTQIYTSLIAKRTSAADMLKAYQVYISVCPFVKVPIIFANNYISKAAEKATKLHIIDFGIFYGFHWPALIHRLANRPGGPPKLRITGIEFPQPGFRPAEAVQETGRRLVKYCEHYNVPFEYHAIAQKWETIRTEDLKINSDEVIAVNCLCRFRNLLDETVVLNSPRDTVLNLIRKINPDVFVHSVVNGSYNAPFFVTRFREALFHFSALFDMCETNVSHEDNMRSMLEQKFYGREIMNIIACEGTERVERPESYKQWQVRNMRAGFVQLPLNPELMKRVKERVKARYHSDFMVDVDGRWMLQGWKGRIIYASSAWIPA; translated from the coding sequence ATGGATTCTCATCTCACTGGATTCCCTCACACAGTTAATGGTTTCAAGATTAATGATGGGTATCTTTTGCCTAATCCAAACGTAtacccaaaatttgaaatttctgaTGGGGTTGGATCAAATGACCAATCTTTAAATTTCAGCTCTCTAGGTGTCCCATTTTTACCTTCTTTAGGTTTGGGTGATTCTAGCTTTGCTTCAATTTTGAGCATGGGTAGCATGGGTAAAGACGGAGATACTTTTTCTCCGACCGATGACACTGATGTCTCGGACACCGTTCTTAAGTACATAAGTCAGGTGCTTTTGGAAGAGGACATGGAAGAGAAGCCCTGCATGTTCCATGACTCCTTGGCTCTGCAAGCTGCAGAGAAGTCTCTATATGAAGTTCTTGGTGAAAGCTATCCTCCTCGAGATCAAGCTCCTGTTTGTGTCGATCCAAGTGTTGAGAGCCCGGATAACTGTTCTTTTGGTACTTCCAGTGATCATAGCATTCATAGTGGTTCTAGTTCCTGTACTAGCTATTCGATTGAGTCTCAGTGGAATGGTGATTTTAGCGAAAACAACAACAGACCGTCTTTGTTACAAACAAGCATTCCTGAAAACTTTGTTTTCCAGTCTACTGTGGATCCGGGTTCACGGTTTTCATCTCATTCTCAAAATGGTAGTGCTAATAATGGGAATGGATTCATGGGATCTCCTGCGAGTGAGTTTTTGGTTCCAAATTATTTTAGTCAAAGTGAATTGGCCTTGCACTTCAAGAGGGGGTTTGAAGAAGCTAGTAAGTTCCTACCAAAAGGTAATCAACTGAATGTCGGTTTCAAGAGCAATGCATTGACTTCAGAGTTGAAGCAGAAGGCTTCAAACACGGTAGTTAAAGTGGAGAGTGACAGGAAGGAGTACTCACCACCTCGTTTGATCAGAAAGAAGAGTCATGAGCGAGAAGATGAAGATTTAGAAGAGAGGAATAACAAACAGTCGGCAGTTTTGGGGGACGAGAGCGAGCTATCAGACATGTTCGATAAGGTGTTGATTTGTGCTGGGAGAAGAGGGCAGTCTTCCTCTTCCACTGCTGATGAGACTTTGCCGAATGGACCGAGCAAGACGCTGCTGCCGAATGAGCAAACAAATGGATCCAATAGTGGGAAGGCGCGTGGCAAGAAACAGGGTAAGAAGAAAGTAGTGGATTTGAGGACTCTCCTGATCTTATGCGCGCAAGCTATCACTTCCAATGACAATGTGACTGCTAAGGAACTGATAAAGCAGATTAGGCAGCATTCTTCACCCTATGGTGACGGGTCTCAGAGATTAGCTCATTACTTTGTTGATGCCCTTGAAGCACGCTTAGCTGGCACTGGAACTCAAATTTATACCTCTCTGATTGCTAAAAGAACGTCAGCCGCTGATATGTTGAAAGCTTACCAAGTTTATATTTCAGTCTGCCCATTCGTGAAGGTGCCTATTATTTTTGCAAACAACTACATTTCGAAGGCAGCAGAGAAAGCAACAAAGCTCCATATCATAGACTTTggtattttttatggttttcattGGCCTGCTTTAATTCACCGCCTCGCAAACAGACCTGGTGGTCCTCCAAAGTTACGCATTACGGGAATAGAGTTTCCCCAACCTGGCTTCAGGCCTGCTGAAGCTGTGCAGGAGACAGGGCGTCGATTGGTAAAGTATTGTGAACATTACAATGTTCCGTTTGAGTACCATGCTATAGCTCAGAAATGGGAGACTATCCGAACTGAGGACCTCAAGATTAATTCTGATGAAGTTATTGCTGTCAATTGTCTCTGTCGATTTAGGAACCTACTTGATGAGACAGTAGTGTTAAATAGTCCGAGGGATACTGTTCTGAACTTGATTCGGAAGATAAATCCAGATGTTTTTGTTCATAGTGTTGTTAATGGATCCTACAATGCCCCCTTTTTTGTCACAAGATTCCGGGAGGCACTCTTTCATTTTTCTGCACTGTTTGATATGTGTGAGACAAATGTCTCTCATGAAGATAACATGAGGTCGATGCTTGAACAGAAGTTTTATGGGCGGGAAATTATGAATATCATAGCATGTGAAGGCACAGAAAGAGTAGAGAGACCTGAATCATATAAACAGTGGCAGGTTCGTAACATGAGGGCTGGGTTTGTGCAGCTTCCGTTAAACCCTGAACTTATGAAGAGAGTGAAAGAGAGGGTGAAGGCACGCTACCACAGTGATTTTATGGTTGACGTGGATGGCCGGTGGATGTTGCAGGGATGGAAGGGTCGAATCATCTATGCATCTTCTGCTTGGATACCTGCATAA